The genomic interval TGGGACGTTGACGGCGCCGTTGACAGCACACGACTGGCTGGTCGGTTAGCGTCTTTAGCGCAACAGGGCATGGGAAGTATTAATGCCGTTGCGGCGGTGCAGCAGATGCAAATCGGGTTCACCGATAGTGTCACGGCGTTGGTGGCCGTCACGGACAGACGTAAAGCCAGAACGTTGCTGGGGCTCAGTGATCATCAGACGGAATCGGTGACTGCCCGCCCCGAACATCACACCGTAGAAGCGGTTCGCCGCCAAATCCACCATTTCAGATTGGGGCAGTTATCGCCGACGGCATTTGCGGATTATTTGTCGTCCTTGTCGTTGGCCGATCTACCGGCAGATCTGCAACAAGAGGTCGGCACGGTGATTACAGCGGCCCGGCATGTGCCACAGACGCTGAATACTACTGCGCTGTCCGCCGCCCAAAATGCCAGACCTGCAACGCCAGGAGATAACGAGGGTATAAAACCGGCTGAAAACGACGGTGAGATTCGTCGCGTTTTGGCCTCCGGGATCGAAAAAGTCATGAAGCTGGGCAGTGATCTTGACTGGGACAAGCCCCTACAGGACTACGGGATGGACTCGATTATTGCTATGCAATTGAGTACCACGCTGGAAAAGCAGATGAAATTTCCAGTACAGCCGAATTGGCTGATCGAACATCCTACCCCCAATCTACTGCTGAAAAAATTACGTAACCAGGTTGGAACAGGAGCAATCCGGCTATGACTACAGTAAATCAAAAACTGGACGATTTTTTCTCTGGACATCGCCCCTCCGATTCTGGGGTTAAGCGCAGTGAACCTGGGGCGGACATTTCTTTTAGTTACCTGTTTTTTTCGGATGTCCGTAAAGATGTCTCAGATCGGGATAAATATCGTTTTGCCCGTGAGCTGGTCGAATTTGCCGATCAGGCTGGTTTTGAATCGGTTTGCTTTCCCGAACGCCATTTTTATGAGTTTGGCTCTATTTACGCCAATAACAGCATTGCTGCGGCTTACTTTGCACCGCTAACCAAAAACGTGCGTCTGCGTTCCGCCGCTGTGACCAACACGCTGCATCATCCCGTAGAAATTGTCGAAAACTGGGCGATGGTGGATATCCTTTCCGATGGGCGGGTTGACCTGGGGGTAGGGAGTGGCTGGAACAAAGCGGACTTTATTCTGTCACCGGACACCTATGAGGATCGGGCCAACATCCGCGATCAACGTATTCCGGTGATACAGAAATTATGGCGGGGGGAAACGGTGGATTTTCCCGGCCCTGGCGGAGAAGTTTTCCCGACGGTGGTTTATCCGCGGCCGATTCAGCAAGAAATAAACATCTGGTATTTCAGTATTTCTGAACATGGCTTTCGGCATGCGGGCCTGCATGGTTATAACGTCTTCGGCATGCTGCATGGGATCGATCTCCACGAATTCAAAAAATATGTAGACATCTACCGTGCTGCCCGCGCCGAAGCAGGGCTGGAACCGCAGAGCGGTCGGGTCACATTGATGATGCACACCTTTGTTCACCCGGATATGGCATGGGTACAGCAGGTGGTTTGCGAGCCGTTTAAGGCCTATATCCGCAGTAGCATTATTCCGCAGATGAAAGCCAGAGATAAGCATTTCGATAATAGCCAGATTGATCAAATTCTCGATTATGCCTATGCCCGCTATTTCAAAACCGGAGGAATATTTGGCCCGCTTGAGGTATGCCAGCAACAGATTGATTTGGCAGTGGCATCCGGGGTCAATGAAATTGCATTCCTTCAGGATTTTGGCATGGACTATACCGCAGTCAACAATGCGCTGGGTTATTTGCAGCAACTCGTTGAACTCAATCTCAAGCGGGAGAAGGTTGCTTATGAATGATCAATCAGCATCGCTGTCTTTCATTACACAGTGGATTCAAAATCATAAAACCTCTTCATCAGATGCGGTATTGAATGTGTCGGCGACTCACGACAATACCGCACCGCTGGCCATTACGGGTCTGGCCGGGTATTTCCCGCAGTGTATGAGTGTTGCTGAATTATGGCGGCATCTGGATGCTGACGATGCCTTAATCACCGAGCTCCCGCCGCAACGCAAAGCGTGGTACCAGCAGGGGGAGACTGGCGGAGGAGAGCCGTGGTCTGTGCTTGCGGGCGGGTTTATTCCCGATATCGCCTCTTTTGATGCGCAGAAGTTCGGGATTTTACCGATAGAAGCTGAAGAGATGGATCCACGGCAGCGTCTGTTGTTGATGTCAACCTACCACATGCTGGAAGATGCCGGCATTTCCCCCGAATCGCTGCGCAAAACGCATACCGGCGTATTTATCGGCTGTGAATCCAATGAGTATGCGAGCCTGATGGCACGCCACGGTTATCGGCCCGAGTTCGGTCTGGCGCAGGCCGATAGCATGATTGCAAACCGGATTTCCTACCAGTTTGATTTAGCAGGGCCCAGTGAATTGATCAATGCGACCTGTGCCGGCTTTGCCGTGGCGTTGCACCGAGCTACCCTGGCGCTCAGAGCCGGTATGATTGATCGGGCAATCATCGGTGCCGCGAATGTGATTCTGGTGCCGGACGTGACCAATCAACTGAACGATGCTCAGCAACTGACTCACGGGAAAACGGTACGTTCTTTCGGTAAAAACGGCGATGGATTCATGCGTTCGGAAGGGGTCGGCACCCTTCTTCTGGAGCGTCTGGCCGATGCTGAGCAGGCCGGACGCCGGGTCTATGCCGTCGTCAAACACACTCGGGTCAACTTCAATGGCCAGGGGGGTGTTTCAATGGCTTCGCCGAATACGGATGCGCATTGTGAACTGATCAAAGACTGTTATCGTGAAGCGGGGATCGATCCGCGGCGGGTGTCTTATATTGAAGCTCAGGGAATGGGGCTGCCTGTTGCGGATATCGCCGAATGGACAGCTATAAACCGTGCGCTAAGCCAGCTATGTGATGAACAAGGGGTGGCGTTCGAACCGGGCTACTGCCGGGTTAGCAGTCTAAAACCGCTGTTGGGACACATGCATTCGGCTTCGTCGCTGGGGGCGTTGCTGAAAGTCATTCGAAGTCTTCAAACCGGTAAAATTCATAAAATTCTGGGCTTTGAACAAGCGAACGAATATTGCGATACACAAGATGTGCCCTGTAGTTTGGCGACAGAAACGCAGGCGTGGCCGGCAGGCGAGCACCCCAGGCTGGCGGCTATTCATAGTTATGGTTCCGGCGGCAATAACGCCCATATATTGATCGAAGAA from Musicola paradisiaca NCPPB 2511 carries:
- a CDS encoding MupA/Atu3671 family FMN-dependent luciferase-like monooxygenase, with protein sequence MTTVNQKLDDFFSGHRPSDSGVKRSEPGADISFSYLFFSDVRKDVSDRDKYRFARELVEFADQAGFESVCFPERHFYEFGSIYANNSIAAAYFAPLTKNVRLRSAAVTNTLHHPVEIVENWAMVDILSDGRVDLGVGSGWNKADFILSPDTYEDRANIRDQRIPVIQKLWRGETVDFPGPGGEVFPTVVYPRPIQQEINIWYFSISEHGFRHAGLHGYNVFGMLHGIDLHEFKKYVDIYRAARAEAGLEPQSGRVTLMMHTFVHPDMAWVQQVVCEPFKAYIRSSIIPQMKARDKHFDNSQIDQILDYAYARYFKTGGIFGPLEVCQQQIDLAVASGVNEIAFLQDFGMDYTAVNNALGYLQQLVELNLKREKVAYE